A segment of the Aythya fuligula isolate bAytFul2 chromosome 10, bAytFul2.pri, whole genome shotgun sequence genome:
GGGGAACGAGTTTTTGCTCCTCGCTCCCTCCACCATCACTTTGTGTCCAAAACAGCGGCGGGTCACAAAGCACCCAGGTCTAAAAGGAGACCCAGGTCACCAGAAATACAGACGCCTGCGTGCCCTCCTGTGAGGTTCCTCCTAGACTCCGCTCCTGTGGAAATGCACAGCGTTCCCAGCCTCACCTTGAAATACCGTCACCATTTAGTGCCAAGTAACTGGGCTCGGGGCAAGTCCAGCTTCCCCACCGTGACTTTCACCGAGTCCAACGGCACCTAACGCAGAAAGCCTCTCCAGTGCCCTCCTGAAAACACACAGCTCTAGAATCGTAAGCACTTGTAAGTAACGATGCTGACACCTCTTTAAAAAGAGAGTTCGTCACAACATGCAGAGCAGAACATGCAGGGGGGGTGTTTCTGGCCTTAGAAAAGCTCAGGGACGTGTAAAGAATTCAGGCAGCGCAGTGGTGCTGAGCCTGTCAGGGTGGCTGTAGGTTTGGGACGAGGCCCCTTGCAGCCAACATCATGGTGCTTCCATGGCTCTgagatcttttaaaaatgattcagCACAGAGGTGCAGCAGCCAGCATACATGCTGTCTGGGCTCATGTCTTTCCCGAGACGAGGGAAGTCAGCGCAGCACAGAAACATGGGGCACATGCACTGCCCGCAGCTCGCTGTGTGCCAGGAGCTCAGAACTGCTCTTCGGAGCAAACGGCAGAAAGTGCAGCGTGCACACAGAAGCAGTGCGGGGCTGAGCTGGAGACTCCATCAGCCGGcgtgtcctggttttggctaggacagagttcattttcctcctagcagctggtagggtgctgtgttttggcttaggatggGAAGAGTGCTGATAccaccccgatgttttaattgttgcagagcagtgcttacaccaagccaaggacgtctcagcttctcgctctgtcctgccagagCAGGGTCACGGAGAGTTTAACAGCGGGTAAGTTCATAGGAATTGTTTGATATTATCATGTGTTATGGACCTCGTAAGAGTCCATCctagagaataaataaaaggcttaGTAAGACTTtgtaagattttgtttttctgaaggaaagaagagagagagagagactttaTAAGTCTATTAGAGTCTGTTCTGGCCCCCAGGTGACATTTGGCACGTCTTTTAATATGCAAGCTGCAATTTACTTGCTAATAAATGAGctgttaagaaaacaaagattcaCATGAAAGGTATTAGTAAGACACAGGTGCAAGCTATGAAGATGCTCATCGGCATTCGTGGTCTCACACAGAGGCTGTGTGTCCCTGTAGCACCGGTACCCTGCTGGAACTGCTCAAACACCGCGTGCGAACAGAAAACCCAGCGACATGTGCCATGGGGTGCTTGCAGCGTGGGGAACAGTCTTTGCCTTGCACCACTTCCCCATTTTTTTAAGAATCTCCAGCTGACCCACCGCCGGCACCAACCATTTATACCAGTGAAAAGACCTCTGCTGCTATGCCCAGGGAACggcttttttccccaaaccttCTCACCCCCCTCCTGCACACCAACCTCCTCCAGCCGGCTCAGCAGTCTGGCTGTGCCATCACTCGGCCGGCACGcctggggagggcaggctgGCACGAAGACGGGGCTCTGAGCACGTGGGTCGGGCAGAATTTCTGTTACTGGAGGACAGGAGCAGGTGCAGCTGGGGGAAACACCTCAAAACAAAAGGTTTCCACGAGCTGTGtattcccctctcctcccactAGCGCTACAATCAGACCAACTGGCAATGTTTGGCCTTAAAAGGTTGCCTCATGAAAAATCTCCAGAGATTTCAGCTTCAGGAAGGTGCAGACCCTGTGATGGTGCGCTCCTCAGCACGGCCAGGGGCAACGGGTACAGCATTAACTGGGGCGAGCACGTCTCCATTTCAGATTCCGTTATCACAGCTGCCTTCCAATGATCCCCAGTCCACGGCAGTGGTCTCATGCTGCAGCCCTCGCGTGGTGTCCCTGATCACGCCACGTTAATTGAGGCCCACAGACACAGCCCGCTGGGTTGGCGGTGCTGACCAAAATGAGAGCCCTCGGCCGCAGGCAGGATTGGCCAAGCTGGGACGCAGCCCCATGAGCTGGGGCACCGCAGGAGGGGAGCGCTAACGAGAGACATCCTACAGACACAGGCAAGTCCTGAGAGCGGCACAGCAACGCGCTGCAGTGATGTGGCCATCCCCTCTGCCCGCAGGACTGAGGGTTTGCTTTGTGGTAATTTATGCAGAGGGACTCCCGTGCTGCCTCAGCGCAGGCAGGGAGCCGTCACTTCTAGGGAAGGCAGCTTCAGCAGCAGACGGGCTGAGCATTGCACAAACCTGCCTTGGGCTGCGAAAGGTGGGAGATGAGTGACCCTGTTTACTCAAAGGCGCTGTCACAGGGTGTCCTACCACGAGAACCACGGCTGTGCATGCCACTCCTCCAGCTCAGCAGGCATTCTGACACATCTTGACTTTCTGCCTGTCCACGTGGGCTCCCAGCCCCGAAGCTGTACCCCGGGCTGGAGCCGCACGTGCCCCTGAGCTCCGCCACCTCTCCTTTTCCCCGCACCAGCTGCCGACACAGCACGCAGGTCTCCAGCCCTTTAGGCCCGTCCGGCTGCCCGGCAGCGTACACCACGGGCTGCCTGGCACTGCATTCAGGCACCGCCACCAGCGCGGGCTGAAGTTAACACACCACAAAGAATCTGGAATCGTGAACTACCTCCTCCACCCCTGCCTTGTTTTATTCCCGTATGTCCGTGTAAGAATCACCCGTTCACAAAGGTATCTTGAAGTAAGCCTGACTGCGGGTTAGTTAGCAGGTGCTTGTAGGTTACAAGGTTGCCTACAAAAATCCTGAAACGCAACCCCAAACCTGACTTCTGTGTTAAATCCGCGGGAGCTTTCTGTGCAGCAGTGAAGATCAGCAGGAGAGGGATTACAAACGGTACTGAAGAACGTGCCACACGAGCAGCATTTGAAGAGGAAGTGGTAAAACCATCACCCGGTCCTCTGAAAGCTGTGCTTTCTTCAAGAGGTGTCAGAAGGGAAGAGCCCAACACCCCCACGCACATTATTCACCAAAACACTTTCTGTACAGCTCATAAGCTTTGGGAAGAGCAAACAGTGGATTTCACTTCTCAGTGTGTATGCTTAAACCCAAAGGCAGATGCCTGACCAGTTTGGCACTACTGCAGCAGGAACGGGAACGACAAATGAGAGAGCCAGCTTGTTCCTAAAGGCACTCGGTCACTGGGCAATCACAGCCACCGACAGCCCCCAGAGATGTGCGTTAACAGCCAGTGCCGGGAGAGAAGCGGTGACAGGGAGGTAAGGACAGGATTCGGTTCTCTAACCCTAAGACAGTTGTTCAGGATACCTCCAACAGCAACaatcagagaaaaaagacaaacGATCCAGAGGTCAGAAAACCATGTGCAAGGCCTTTTTACGGAGCCTTCATGCTGCCATAACAACGAGGCCTTTCATCACCGTACCTGGGTTAACTAATGCATAGGTCCCAAGGTCTCCTCTCTAGGTGAGCAGTTCTGCACgtaagtggaaaaaacaaaacaaaaccaaaagcaccacTGCACCCCTAGCCATTCCTGGTAGAAGCATGAGCACCAAGACGTCTGTGTGTAGGAGGCTGGCATAACTTTCTAGGAGCACTCCAACTACCATGAGAATCAAACTAGCTAAAACCCTTTGGGGGTGGGGACCATGCCAGTGATGAAAACCTCATAAAGAGGCTGCGGCTTGATTCAGCAGAAAGAATACAAATGGGAAGATGAGAAGTGATTCCAGCAAGGAAACTGGGCAAGTCCCAGCTCCAGGGtcctctcctctgccctccGGCAGCGAGTCAGCTGGAAAACAGCGCATCTGTGGCCTGTCGGGAACAGAAGGGGTCTCACGCAGCACTGAGCTGGAGGGAATAAACAACGCCGAAATTTGTACTGACTGCAGGTAACAGCCACACAGCGTGGTGCCAGCCGCAGCCGTGCTGATGACCGTGCCTTTTCTACATACAGAAAAAGTCTTGTAATTACCCGGTAATTTCCAGAAAGACAACAGTGCTGTTTGAGAGTCCTGATCCTGACTCAAGTCAGTACTTctaatgtgtttgtgttttcctttctcactaTCTAAGTGACATCGTTGCTATGGTttctttccagccactctgccacAGAATCATTACTATATGGgttgaaatgtttgtttccattCAAGGACGTTTCAGGTAATCACCTCAGTTGGCCCCGAGGTTTAATTCACCAAGTGCCCAGTAACTACCTCAAACGAGTGAGAGATGCAGGTTCCCTTGCTGTGGAAGGCAGGCGCGGCATGCCCAGCACCAAGGACGCTTCTTTTCTCCACCAGGCACTCCAGGCTCTGCCTGTAGAGCCCCCAGGCTGGACCCTGACATCCCCAACAGCTCCACCCCCAAAGACTGGTGGGACTCGACGACAGGTGAGCCCGGATGCCACGAAACAGAGCAGCCCCAGGTCACTGCGTGGACCCAccacgtgctgctgctgtgacatAAAGCCCAGGAAATCCTTGAGCAAGAGACATGAGAGAAGTGTGGGCTGCTCGTTACTGCAGAGAGGTTTTCTCTTGGTTGAATGACCAAagcatctggaaagaaaaatgccagaTGAGATGGGACTTCGCTGTGATGCAAAGGGTTCGGTAATGGTGATGCTTCTCAGTCCGAAGTGAAAGTTGAGATGGTCTGAACCAAAACCCAGGCCCTGAAAAGACCAGCTGTCTCACTTTAAAGGTTTTCTTTAATGCGGCTTGCTTAGGCTGATTCACCATGGACATCAGACCTTCCTATCCTCCCGCCTGTCCGTGATGGTTTTGAATGTAGGGAGCCCAGCGCTCAGTGTTTCCTTACAAAAATGGGCTGCTCCAGGGAGCCCGACCCGCGCTCTTCTCCTCCCAAAGACCAGCTCCACCTCAGGTGCCCCTGAGGAGGCACAGGCTTTGCAGCTGcgtggtgatggtggtgatgTGAAAGGAAATGTAGTTCTTTGCTCAGAGAATCCTAACTCCTCCAAACCCACGTACTGCATGGGGTTTATGCAacacatccctgctgctgcaggacaggcGGTACTGCTTCACGCTGAGTTAATCCTCCAGCTCTGAAATCGATGCAATACAGGCAGTTTCTCCAGGCAAGGCAGGCACAGACACACCTTTGCAATTCATTATTGGAAATTCAGCGCCCTCTCTAAATTTACTTATGCCCTACCCAATTAACCAAACCAGCCCAAGCAGTTATTTTTTGTCACTATGGTCCAAATGAAGTGAGATCTTTGGATCTCCTTCACTGCTGTCATTGAGCTGTTAGTGGTGACAAGTTCTGTGCACGTTACATCTCCTGCTGGACgaggctctgccagcagcttgCACACAACCCACCTCACGGACGAGTTACCTGGGGCAGCAGTGTACGCAGCTGCACAGTTGCACCAGCCTGACATTGTCGGTACATCTCCTGCCATCAGCTGTGTGAGCTTCTCCTCCTGTTATCAGCTTATCACCCATCTGACCTTCCTGAGCACACAGCTCCGCAACCACGGATGCTTCCCCTGCGGAAGCTGCCAGTCATCACttacgtgttttttttttagcaaaggCCACCAGGGGGAAGGAAAGACAGGACGGTCCTCTGGGTACCAAAACACCAAAATACCTGCAGAGACACCAATTTCTCACCATAAGTCGTTAACTACTTGTCTTGGCTTATCACCTACTAGCTTCGCTTCACACCtctctgctgagcagagcacagggcgCACTCACAGTGCTGCAACACCTCGCGACCAACTCTCCCTGTGCAGTAACCACTGAGCTGCCAGTTTGCCCTGCTGAGCTCCAGGTTTCAGGCTAGCACCGCTTTGTGCTTCAGCTGGGGATTGCCGAGGTCACACACCGCTAAGCACAACGCCTTTCTCTCCTGCTGATGAAGAACATGGCTGACGACACGTCCAGGCACCAGGAGGGCCATCGCGGGGGCTCACAGCTGCCTCCATCCAACACTTTGCTAGGGCTGGGCTCGCGACAGTGCATCTGGTCACAACGCAGTGCCTCCTACACACGCTGTCCTGGAGCCAACGGAGCAGCCATTCGCCTGAGTTTTACTCTGGAAATCAAAACTGTTCACCAAAGCACTTCAGGAACTGTTTGAAAAAAACTCTGATGCAAAATAGGGGCATGGGGGTATAAAAATggccagaaagcagcagcagaactgctgaCAAGTAGTTGGCTGAGTGGTTTAAGGctctttggtttggttttacatttgtttgcttgcttcaCGATCTACAGTCAAACAAGATTTTTGAAAgcttcaacattttttaaaggtttgtCCCCCTCGTTGCCTTACTTAGGTACAAACTCAAAGAACCCATCCAGCTGTCTAACAGGTCaccttcaaaaaaagaaaatcaaacccAAAGAATTAGAAACCCAGAGTTTTCCCATGTGGAAATCtactaataaaaaagaaatccgCAATCCGCCATATGCAGACCTAAACCACgctttattaaaaaacagattttccaaTTCTGCTGAAGAGACTCTTCTGAAGTCACGCAGCAAGGCAGTGGCAGGCTAACCGCACAGCCACTGCGCAGCCACACGCTCATCTTTCCCTCATCAGGAAGGAAATCAGGGCCTCTTTTGTGATACAGGGAGAAGCCTACCTGCCACCTTATCAAGCAGATAGGCAGAGCGACTGCCCGTTAGTGGGGGCTGCTGTCTGTCACCGGGACGGGACCCCGCGTTCTGCTTGGTGAGGTCTCTAGGAGAACACAAAGCATTCTGCAGACTGATCCCTTGAGCCTCCTAAAGGTAGGGCAACTGTCACCTTCACAGGCTTAAGTATTAGAAGAAAGCAGTCAATAATAAATAACCAGTCAGTAATAAATAACAGCCAATAATAAATAACCAGTCGATAATAAATAACAGCCAGTAATACCTAACAGCCAATATCAAACAACAGCCACACAAGCTGCTGCAGTTCAATGCAACTGCTcgggggcagctgctgggggctgacAGAGACagagggggcggggcctcggGTTGGGGGCGTGGCCTCTGGTGCGGTGtagccccgcccctcccgccccgccccgcccctgcccgccgcccAGCAGGGGGCGCTGCCGCCTCGGCCGCGGCCCGGAAGCGGAAGCGGAAGCGGAgccgggcggccccgcggggcagCGCGTGCCGGCGGCGGGCATGGCGGAGGCGGGTCCGGGTGCGGGTCCGGCCGAGGAGGGCCTGGGCGGGGCGGCCCCGTCCGAGGAGGCCTTGGCCGTCATCGGCGCCACCGTGCCCACCGGGTTCGAGGCCACGGCGGCGGCGGAGGTGCAGGAGAAGCTGGGCTCCGCCTCGCGGGTCAGCAAGGACCGCGGCAAGATCTACTTCTCGGTGCCGGCCCGCTGCCTGCCGCAGGTGCGTGCGCCCCGCAGGGTCCCGCTGCCCCCGGGGGCCCGGCAGGCGGTGGGGGCGGCCCCGGAGCCCTGCTGCGAGCCCGGGGCGCCCGGCGGGGGGCGGCCTCGCATCCCAGCCCGGCCTCTCCTCCCTTGCAGGTGCACCGCCTGCGCTCGGTGGACAACCTGTTCGTCGTGGTGCAGGAGTTCAGAGATTACCACTTCAAGGAAGCCAAGGTGGGCTCCTCGCCTCCCAGCCGGTCAGGGGGCGCGGGGTTGTGCGTTTGTCTGCTTCCAGACTGCTTTGTGTCTGGGGAACGAGGGCTTTGCGTTGTTGGCTTTAAAGGCTGAGCACAGGCAGCTCGCCTAGCGGCACTTCAGGGGTGTGCTGCAAGGAAGCACCCAGGAAGAGAGCAGCTGCGGTGCTGTCGTGCTCAGAGGATGATAAAGATCACCTGGATTTCCTAATTCAGTGTTAACTGCTTGTGTTACAAGATAAATGGCGAAATGCTATGGGTCCTTTGACTTCAAATACAACTCGGTTCAGTTGTGGCAAAAATAGCACAAAAAGCTGCAAGCTTTGCTTAAACGTGCAACAGGTTATGTGTTTAAGAGACCGATTTGAGTGAGTTagaaaaaggatgttttttATGGGAGGGAATGTCTTCGTGGTACAacttcttttgtcttttaaaggaagaagcTTTAAAGGATTTGGAAGATTTGGTTAAGAAACTGCCCTGGACTGATCCTTTGAAAGTTTGGGAGCTGAACaacagcttaaaaaagaaaaagacaaaacgCAAAAAGCATAATCAGCAGAGTTctgcaagcaaagaaaaggtgaaggatgatggagaagaggaaggaacagATCAAAAAGATGCGAGTGAGCAAGAGGACTGTGCCCAGGCCACAGAACCAGCTGGTGACCAGGGGCCAGAGGAGACGGGAGgagcagaatcacagaacgggGATGATGACAACGAGCAGTCAGAGGCTAAAGACGAACCGTGTGGCGTTTCGGGGGGTGAGACCAAGGCTGGTGATGGCAAGGAAGGCGAAGGAGATGCCAAGGTGTTGAAGTTCCGTGTTACCTGCAACAGAGCGGGCGACAAGCACAGCTTTACATCCAACGAGGCTGCAAGAGACTTCGGCGGAGCTGTGCAGGAGCACTTCCAGTGGAAAGCTGACATGACCAACTTCGATGTAGAGGTATTGTCCAGTGCCTTGGAAAATAGCTACACTTCTATTTTACAGATTCCTTCTTAATTCTCATTTTTAGAGAAATGGCCTCCTCAGAAGCATGAATTTCACTGACACTGTGCACGTCCTCACAGCCCACCGCCTGCTACTGCTTTGGTTATCCACAGTAATGATCTCTTCTGTGTCCCTGTGTGGACACCTCTCCTCCTCAGCTTCCCCTTTGCTCTGCAAACACTTCACTCATCCTCAAGTTAGCTGATGAACATGGCTAAACCCAAAGCGGTTGAGTTGGTGTTCAAATGCTACAGAGTTAGTGCCTGTTCATGTTAAATACAGTGTAGGCAGCGTTCTGCTTTACTTTCACCTGCATAAAACGTTTGCTTAATCTGCTGTTTTATATCTGTATAAGGTAACAGAAGGTATTCCATCTACAAGCTGTAGTTTTGTGGTTGAAGGAGGTTACTACATTAGTTGTCCCGTGTTTCTCTCCCTTTATAGGGAAAGCAGAGATTTGGAAAGGATGTCCAGCAGATGTGGTCCACCAGTGTTCTGAGaggcagaaaaagtaaaagtcTATTGTGCAAGTCTTCCTAAGGGCTGGCCCCCTTTCCTGTAATAGTTTTCACCTTCCAAATTCATATGGTAGATTGGACCAGGagtgtgatattttttttttttaattgctgccTTCCAAATGCTGCCTTGTGACTTGCAGGACTTACCTTACTTGCCCCCCATacttataaaacatttttttaaaacatcaacGTAATGTTTACAGTGCTTTTTGAAGTCTTGTGTGAATGAGAAAAGCTACGCTATGCTCAGTGGTGTGCTTTGTCCTCATTACAAATAGTGGATTGTTTTTCTTTCGAGAGTGCTCTTATGTGTGTACTGCCCAGCTTTACATGAATCATGGGTGCCACTTTAAACCGTCACCAGGTGTGCTATGAGAAACTTCTGTTACTCCTGACATTTAGTTCAAGTTTTTCTTTAGGTTCTCCTGAATATTCACAATAATGAAGTAGTTGTGGGCATTGCATTAACTGAAGAGAgtcttcacagaagaaatattacACATTTTGGACCCACAACTCTTCGTTCAACTCTGGCTTATGGCATGCTTAGGTCAGTGTAATTACGTAGTCTTACATTAGTCTCAGTTAATTAAGTCATTCTGTATCAGAAGTTAGATACCTTGTTCCTCCCCACTGCTTCCTCAAATGTAATTTCtgttaattcttattttaaaataaataaataaatcagaagtcCAGAAACACTGGTTGTTTTTCAGCttagaaaagtaaatgtttgCTGTGATCCATTAGCCAGTTTTAGTAAATACTGATCACAGCATTCTCAAAAGTATTTCACTGTATTGGCGCATATAAAATGCTAATTATCAAACGgaaataataatcagaaaacGTTTTGTTAGAAGGGCAGAACTGGAGTGATTAAAAGAGTTTAGGTTTTCTTCAGTCTAAAATAATCCTATTTTTAAGACTTTAAGAcaaagtaccttttttttcctgctcttcagACTCTGTGATCCACAGCCAACGGATATCATCGTTGATCCCATGTGCGGTACGGGTGCAATACCAATCGAGGTgattcttcctttattttttaacatagtAAAACTCGAGACACTATCTGCAACTGAATAATTTGTGTAAGTTTTATAGGTAATAACTGAATAGCCAACTACAAAAGCATCTCAGCAACATTTCAGATACAAATACgctttttgtaaatgttttcattttccttcccaaagCTATAGCAGGAAGAAACTAAATCCAAAAGTGTTTTGAGCTTTTAAGGTGTGTGATACCTAGAACAAATATCTGTTACAGTATCTTAAAATCATTGATATCTTCAAATTGCTTGGTCATATTCTGCAATAGTTTagttttatacatgtatgtattttaaaagggaaCTGTGCTGATGCTCTCTGATGTTGCTCTTTATCGATATTTTCCTCCAGGGAGCTATGGAGTGGCCTAGTTGCTACCACATTGCTGGTGATAACAACCCACAAGCTGTAAAGAGAGCAGCAAACAACATCTGCTCTTTACTAAAGAAAAACGAAAATAAGGAAAGGTGAGAAGAGCAcaagtgattttcttttcctgtattgTTCGTGAGTAAATCTATTTTGCATTGATTTCCTTGAccatatttttgcatttattctttaGCTAGTATTATAGACgtcaatttaaaaatgttctcagtAAACCATGTCTGAGATGAATGTCTTTGCACTTGCAGCAGTACTTCCTTGGGCATACCCTTAGACATCATTCAGTGGGATATTTGCAATCTCCCTTTGCGGACTGGTTCTGTGGATGTTATCGTGACAGACATGCCTTTTGGAAAGAGGTGAGGTGTCGTGGCTGAACTCGCTGTGTGTAACTGTCACGCTggcatgtgtttgtgtgtccAGGGTTAGGGTTCTCTCTAGTTACTTAACTGGACCTAATTAAGAAGTATTGATTTACTCTAAATTAAAAGGGCAGGTTAGAATCAATGTAAATGTGGTCAGAAATGAACTAATGCGTGTCTGAAAGACCAGCTGCTGTTAACGATTTTTCAACAATCACAAGGGAGACCCTGCTCTATATTACAGGATAGGGTCAAAGAAGAAGAACTGGGATCTCTATCCAGCCTGCCTCATGGAGATGGGCCGCATCTGCACGCCAGGGACagggagagctgctctgcttaCGCAGGACAAGAAATGCTTTGCCAAGGTATGTTCTCTGTGACAAACCTTACCAGTAAATCAAACCTACTTGCACAAGATCGcctattgaggaaaaaaaaaagtaagcttaCTTCACTATGGAAGGTAATCCGCTTTTAGAGAGATAACTAGTAGCATTTCAACACAGTTTTAGACCTGAAGAATTTGACTTTATCCCAAATCACATCTGAAGACAATCAAAAACAATGTCTAAACCAAATTTATCCTTACTCTCTTGTCTTGAAGAAGCCATCACTGTTCTCTTTTCGTTTTTTTTTGATTGTAGGCCTTGTCAAGAATGGGACACATCTGGCGCAAAAATCAAACTGTGTGGGTGAACGTAGGGGGGCTTCACGCTGCAGTGTATCTTCTGAAGCGCACCTGGGAAAgggtagaagaaaaaagatcattCTGGTAACCCATGTGGAAGAAGGCAGCAGACACCTGCAGAACATCCTGAATAGCAGCTCAGTAAAGGAGACACCTGAGACTATGGCTGTCTGTCAAATCCTAAGACGAAAACAACATAAGCAGAAATTGTGTAACATGAACATTGAACCAGGGATCAACTTGAGAACTGCCAGTTGTACTGTGTGTTCTGAAACCACTTTTAAATCATCTCTTTCCACCCTGCCGCCCAAAAATGAGATTCAGTAGTGGTATATTAATAGGGCTTTCCTTTGCCTGAGTCTTCTCTACTatgtctgttgtgttttttacattaaacgtttattttctttgcttacaGTAGAAAATATGTTGAGATATCCTTGGAGGTAAcagctcatttttcttcctcaaactgTAGAAATCATACATGTGTCTTAAAATGACCAACAGCACTACTGAGCCTGTTACCTTGAAGGGCTTAGAGGTAGCATCGCTTTATTGTAGGATGTTTCCAATTCAAcgttttttaatttatactaTTGCCCAAATGTAAActaagatgatttttttttatattctggtAAGAAAATACTAATTACTAAACAgtatgctgctgctgctgtttgcgTTCAACCTAGTGCTAGTTATCGGTGTCTGATTCCTGTTTTCATGTACCACTGCTGTGGGTGAGGGAGGTACCACATGCAGCCTCAGCAAACTGCCTGTAGTTACTGTTTGAGAACAGAGATACTTTTAGGAATTACATTTAAAAGTTCGTGTTTTCAATGTCTACTGTAGACACATCGAGGTGGCAGTATGTATAAATTTATTCGGGGACTTAAACTGCTGTAGACATGCCACCgcatttacaaaaatacattatcCGTTCAATAAACTGAAGTTGCAGATACCGTTTCTTCTCTGCTTGTCCTGTGATTTCTCAGGCTTTTGTCTTTGCTCATCAGAGGCTGACACCACTGGTTACCAGTTTGTCGTTTTCTTTAAGGTGCATTCATCGCTAACGATATGTGCACAGGCAGACGGACAGGTATTAAAGTTTGAGGAGTTTGGCACAGGGAGCAAGTCTGCGTTGTGCCCTGTGAGGGGCGATGCAGCCTTCACGCACTGCCCGCTGCCTCTGTGGAGGCAGGGCCTGTTCCGTCCCTGCGCTGCGGGCAGTGCAGCGCTGCCAGCCTACCCCGGGCGCTGGGCACCCTGCACGCagcggcggccccgcgggcCCTGTTTGTTCCAGCCGGGCCgcgccccgcccgccccgcggccccgccgccgccccgcgcctgCGCCTCCCGCCCGCCGGTGGCGCCGCGCATGCGCGTGTTGGGGCCGGGCGATGCCGGGCGCGGTGCCGGTGGCGGtgccgggggcggggggggtggcggggccggggggggcggccggggggctgcgCTCCGCCAACACGCGCGAGCTGTCCGAGGTGGTCTTCAACAACCGCAGCCCCCGCTGCGTGCTGCCCGTCTGGGTGGACTTCGAGGGCAGGCCGCGCTCCTACCCCGTGCTGAGGCCGCGCACCGGGCGGGTGATGCACAGCTACCGCGGTgcgtgcggggccggggggccggggggggccgggccgggccgctgAGCGCCGCTGAGCGctgtcccgtcccgtcccgtcccttAGGGCACCTGTGGCTGTTCCGGGACGCGGGGACCAACGACGGGCTGCTCGTCAACCAGCAGGAGCTCTTCGTGGCCGCGCCCGACGTCAGCAAGGCCGA
Coding sequences within it:
- the THUMPD3 gene encoding THUMP domain-containing protein 3, which codes for MAEAGPGAGPAEEGLGGAAPSEEALAVIGATVPTGFEATAAAEVQEKLGSASRVSKDRGKIYFSVPARCLPQVHRLRSVDNLFVVVQEFRDYHFKEAKEEALKDLEDLVKKLPWTDPLKVWELNNSLKKKKTKRKKHNQQSSASKEKVKDDGEEEGTDQKDASEQEDCAQATEPAGDQGPEETGGAESQNGDDDNEQSEAKDEPCGVSGGETKAGDGKEGEGDAKVLKFRVTCNRAGDKHSFTSNEAARDFGGAVQEHFQWKADMTNFDVEVLLNIHNNEVVVGIALTEESLHRRNITHFGPTTLRSTLAYGMLRLCDPQPTDIIVDPMCGTGAIPIEGAMEWPSCYHIAGDNNPQAVKRAANNICSLLKKNENKESSTSLGIPLDIIQWDICNLPLRTGSVDVIVTDMPFGKRIGSKKKNWDLYPACLMEMGRICTPGTGRAALLTQDKKCFAKALSRMGHIWRKNQTVWVNVGGLHAAVYLLKRTWERVEEKRSFW
- the VHL gene encoding von Hippel-Lindau disease tumor suppressor encodes the protein GLRSANTRELSEVVFNNRSPRCVLPVWVDFEGRPRSYPVLRPRTGRVMHSYRGHLWLFRDAGTNDGLLVNQQELFVAAPDVSKADITLPVYTLKERCLQVVRSLVKPVDYRKLDIVRSLYEDLEDHPDIKKDLQRLSLERSETLRNEILE